A portion of the Krasilnikovia cinnamomea genome contains these proteins:
- the tyrS gene encoding tyrosine--tRNA ligase: MTDRAEPATVQPIVDDLRWRGLIQDSTDPEELRRHLDGAPITFYVGFDPTAASLHVGHLMQVLTARRLQLAGHRPLLLVGGATGQIGDPRESSERTLNPPEVVAAWQDRIRAQLSPFVTYTGVNAATLVNNLDWTGPTSVIEFLRDVGKHFPVNKMLARDVVRNRLETGISFTEFSYQLLQANDFYQLHVRNGCTLQFGGSDQWGNITAGVDFVRRRGAGPVHAFTTPLVLKADGTKFGKSEGGATWLDPTMTSPYAFYQFWVNADDRDINNYLRYFSFRPREELEELEKATAERPQARLAQRALAEEMTALVHGAEEARQAIMASQALFGRASLDELSVDTLRAALAEAGLLQVRGELPSIGALLKDSGLVASANEARRTIAEGGAYVNNERVTDGDAVPVASALLHGRFLVLRRGKRTFAGVELV; the protein is encoded by the coding sequence GTGACCGACCGTGCCGAACCCGCGACCGTGCAGCCCATCGTCGACGACCTGCGCTGGCGGGGGCTGATCCAGGACTCCACCGATCCGGAGGAGTTGCGCCGCCATCTGGACGGCGCGCCGATCACGTTCTACGTGGGCTTCGACCCGACCGCCGCCTCGCTGCACGTCGGCCACCTCATGCAGGTGCTCACCGCCCGCCGCCTCCAGCTCGCGGGCCACCGCCCGCTGCTGCTGGTCGGCGGCGCCACCGGCCAGATCGGCGACCCGCGCGAGTCCAGCGAGCGCACCCTCAACCCGCCCGAGGTGGTGGCGGCCTGGCAGGACCGGATCCGGGCCCAGCTGTCCCCGTTCGTCACTTACACCGGCGTGAACGCGGCCACCCTGGTGAACAACCTGGACTGGACCGGGCCGACCTCCGTGATCGAGTTCCTGCGCGACGTCGGCAAGCACTTCCCGGTCAACAAGATGCTGGCCCGCGACGTGGTGCGTAACCGCCTCGAGACCGGCATCAGCTTCACCGAGTTCAGCTACCAGCTGCTGCAGGCCAACGACTTCTACCAGCTGCACGTACGCAACGGGTGCACGCTGCAGTTCGGTGGTTCCGACCAGTGGGGCAACATCACCGCCGGCGTGGACTTCGTCCGCCGGCGCGGTGCCGGGCCGGTGCACGCGTTCACGACGCCGCTCGTGCTCAAGGCCGACGGCACCAAGTTCGGCAAGTCCGAGGGCGGCGCCACGTGGCTCGATCCCACGATGACCTCGCCGTACGCGTTCTACCAGTTCTGGGTCAACGCCGACGACCGGGACATCAACAACTACCTGCGCTACTTCAGCTTCCGCCCCCGCGAGGAACTGGAGGAGCTGGAGAAGGCCACGGCCGAACGCCCCCAGGCGCGGCTCGCCCAGCGGGCGCTGGCCGAGGAGATGACCGCACTCGTGCACGGCGCCGAGGAGGCCCGGCAGGCGATCATGGCAAGCCAGGCGCTGTTCGGCCGGGCCTCGCTCGACGAGCTGTCCGTCGACACGCTGCGGGCCGCCCTGGCCGAGGCCGGACTGCTTCAGGTACGCGGTGAGCTGCCGTCGATCGGTGCCCTGCTGAAGGACTCCGGCCTGGTGGCCAGCGCCAACGAGGCCCGCCGGACGATCGCCGAGGGCGGTGCGTACGTGAACAACGAGCGGGTCACGGACGGCGACGCCGTGCCGGTGGCGTCGGCGTTGCTGCACGGCCGGTTCCTGGTGCTGCGCCGGGGCAAGCGGACCTTTGCCGGTGTGGAACTGGTGTGA
- a CDS encoding polyphosphate kinase 2 family protein, translating to MSRLGSATPPVELSKRKAVARLVAAQQRLLRLRLLLGGQIGEKRIGPPLCVVFEGWDASGKGGAIKRLVAPLDPRHVRVSQFAAPTYDEKRHHFLWRFWPGLPGWGGMAVFDRSWYGRVLVERVEGFASREQWTRAYGEIVEFERTLTAEGMIIVKFWMHVSAAEQLRRFEDRAADPLRTWKLTDEDWRNRDKRRQYKAAVQEMLERCDPPWAPWHIIAGDDKHWARLAVVETVCAAVETELERRGYDLEQPAMTAS from the coding sequence ATGAGCCGTCTCGGATCCGCGACGCCGCCCGTCGAGCTGTCCAAGAGGAAGGCGGTGGCCCGGCTGGTGGCGGCGCAGCAACGCCTGCTGCGGCTGCGGCTGCTGCTCGGCGGCCAGATCGGCGAGAAGCGGATCGGCCCGCCGCTGTGCGTCGTCTTCGAGGGCTGGGACGCCTCGGGCAAGGGCGGCGCGATCAAGCGGCTGGTGGCCCCGCTCGACCCCCGGCACGTGCGGGTCTCACAGTTCGCGGCGCCGACGTACGACGAGAAGCGGCATCACTTTCTCTGGCGGTTCTGGCCCGGGCTGCCGGGTTGGGGCGGGATGGCGGTCTTCGACCGGTCCTGGTACGGGCGGGTGCTGGTGGAGCGGGTCGAGGGGTTCGCCTCCCGCGAGCAGTGGACCCGGGCGTACGGGGAGATCGTCGAGTTCGAGCGGACACTGACCGCCGAGGGCATGATCATCGTCAAGTTCTGGATGCACGTGTCCGCCGCGGAGCAACTGCGCCGTTTCGAGGACCGGGCCGCCGATCCGCTGCGTACCTGGAAGCTCACCGACGAGGACTGGCGCAACCGCGACAAGCGACGGCAGTACAAGGCCGCGGTCCAGGAGATGCTCGAGCGGTGCGACCCGCCGTGGGCGCCGTGGCACATCATCGCGGGCGACGACAAGCACTGGGCACGGCTGGCCGTGGTCGAGACGGTCTGCGCGGCGGTCGAGACGGAGCTGGAACGGCGCGGGTACGACCTGGAGCAACCGGCCATGACGGCGAGCTGA
- a CDS encoding type II toxin-antitoxin system PemK/MazF family toxin: MANLLKGIAGVLRRAARRGVPTTRPAPATPPRSVPTASRGRRLEYAPDLDGAADPGEIVWTWVPYEDDPRQGKDRPVLVVGRAGRTLLGLMLSSQSERDGQRGWFALGPGDWDVTARPSWVRLDRVLEVDEDGIRREGAVLDRGRYDRVADRLRREYGWA; encoded by the coding sequence GTGGCAAACCTGCTCAAGGGCATCGCCGGCGTGCTGCGCCGGGCCGCGCGCCGCGGCGTGCCCACTACGCGCCCCGCCCCGGCGACCCCACCGAGGTCCGTGCCCACCGCCAGCCGGGGCCGGCGGCTCGAATACGCGCCCGACCTGGACGGCGCCGCCGATCCCGGCGAGATCGTCTGGACCTGGGTGCCCTACGAGGACGACCCCCGCCAGGGCAAGGACCGGCCCGTGCTGGTGGTGGGGCGCGCCGGCCGTACCCTGCTGGGTCTGATGCTGTCCAGCCAGAGCGAGCGGGACGGCCAGCGTGGCTGGTTCGCGCTCGGCCCCGGCGACTGGGACGTCACGGCCCGGCCCAGCTGGGTCCGGCTCGACCGGGTGCTGGAGGTCGACGAGGACGGGATCCGCCGCGAGGGCGCGGTCCTGGACCGTGGCCGCTACGACCGGGTGGCCGACCGCCTGCGCCGCGAGTACGGCTGGGCCTGA
- a CDS encoding type III PLP-dependent enzyme — translation MTMSVPAGELGTPYLRFDLDGLDRAYRAMRDALPEARVHYAMKCNPARPILARLRELGASFEIASAAELGELRAIGVPAAEVLFSNPVKVPAHVRQAWTAGVYRFAVDSDAELDKIASAAPGAAVYVRLATTAGGSAVPSEGKFGVGPGAAARLLRGARARGLRAYGITFHVGSQMTDPGAWADAIERCAAVMTGLRRTGIRLAMLDVGGGFPARYDSDVPDLRTYAKHIRTAIDRHVPYPVELVVEPGRALVAQAGVMVATVIGVARRGGARWAHLDVGAFNGFMEALETRTALRYPVCDSRDSPRRDSFHLTGPTCDSQDTVRYSVPLSADLAVGDRVYLQVAGAYTTAYASRFNGFDPPGLRFVCSAGAP, via the coding sequence ATGACCATGTCCGTGCCCGCCGGCGAGCTTGGTACGCCGTACCTGAGATTCGACCTCGACGGCCTCGACCGGGCGTACCGCGCGATGCGTGATGCCCTGCCCGAGGCCCGTGTGCACTATGCGATGAAGTGCAACCCGGCCCGGCCGATCCTGGCCCGGCTGCGGGAGCTGGGCGCATCGTTCGAGATCGCCTCGGCCGCGGAGCTGGGCGAGCTGCGGGCGATCGGGGTGCCGGCGGCCGAGGTGCTGTTCAGCAACCCGGTCAAGGTGCCCGCGCATGTGCGGCAGGCGTGGACGGCCGGGGTGTACCGCTTCGCCGTCGACTCCGACGCCGAGCTCGACAAGATCGCCTCGGCGGCGCCCGGAGCGGCGGTGTACGTGCGGCTGGCCACCACCGCCGGGGGCAGCGCGGTGCCCAGCGAGGGCAAGTTCGGGGTGGGACCCGGCGCGGCCGCGCGGCTGCTGCGCGGGGCCCGGGCGCGGGGGTTGCGCGCGTACGGGATCACGTTCCATGTCGGATCGCAGATGACCGACCCGGGTGCGTGGGCGGACGCGATCGAGCGGTGCGCGGCGGTGATGACGGGGCTGCGCCGCACCGGCATCCGGCTGGCCATGCTGGACGTGGGCGGCGGATTCCCGGCCCGCTACGACTCCGACGTGCCGGATCTGCGGACGTACGCCAAGCACATCCGCACCGCGATCGACCGGCATGTGCCGTACCCGGTGGAGCTGGTCGTGGAACCGGGCCGTGCGCTGGTCGCCCAGGCCGGGGTGATGGTGGCGACCGTGATCGGGGTGGCCCGGCGCGGCGGGGCGCGCTGGGCGCATCTGGACGTGGGCGCGTTCAACGGGTTCATGGAGGCGCTGGAGACCCGCACGGCGCTGCGCTACCCGGTGTGCGACTCGCGCGACTCGCCGCGCCGCGACTCGTTCCACCTCACCGGGCCGACCTGCGACAGTCAGGACACGGTGCGCTACTCCGTGCCGCTGTCGGCGGACCTGGCCGTGGGCGACCGGGTCTACCTTCAGGTCGCCGGGGCGTACACGACGGCGTACGCCTCGCGGTTCAACGGTTTCGACCCGCCGGGGCTGCGGTTCGTATGCTCGGCGGGTGCACCCTGA
- a CDS encoding CAP domain-containing protein — translation MSETLRLRYTLVAGTTAVVIGVGFTTAGLHRHAADASQARVADSYVAAAAAPTGEAAPPAADAAPLAAPADGTATVPAPSASASTSPAAKPKPSATATTIPAKPKATRTAPRRAASAGKVPQTSGGVLDRVLAHINAARADKGLPAYTLDNDLSKAAALHNQLMINGCGLQHQCNGESGLGQRFSAQGVSWSSAGENIGFGSSGASDAAIVDAANGLTDSMLAEVPPNDGHRRNLLSNDFRRIGLSVVRDAKGVTWMTQDFVK, via the coding sequence ATGTCCGAAACCCTGCGACTGCGCTACACCCTCGTTGCCGGCACGACGGCGGTGGTGATCGGCGTCGGCTTCACCACGGCTGGCCTGCACCGGCATGCCGCCGATGCGTCACAGGCCCGTGTCGCCGACAGCTACGTCGCCGCCGCGGCGGCTCCCACCGGCGAGGCGGCGCCGCCGGCCGCCGACGCCGCCCCGCTGGCGGCACCGGCCGACGGCACCGCCACCGTCCCCGCCCCGAGCGCCAGCGCCAGCACGTCCCCCGCTGCCAAGCCCAAGCCGTCCGCGACGGCCACGACGATCCCGGCCAAGCCCAAGGCCACCCGGACGGCCCCGCGACGGGCGGCCAGCGCGGGCAAGGTGCCGCAGACCAGCGGCGGAGTCCTCGACCGGGTACTGGCGCACATCAACGCGGCCCGCGCCGACAAGGGCCTGCCCGCGTACACGTTGGACAACGACCTGTCCAAGGCGGCCGCCCTGCACAACCAGCTCATGATCAACGGGTGTGGGCTGCAGCACCAGTGCAACGGTGAGAGCGGCCTCGGTCAGCGCTTCAGCGCCCAGGGGGTCTCCTGGAGCTCGGCCGGGGAGAACATCGGCTTCGGGTCCTCCGGCGCGAGTGACGCCGCCATCGTCGACGCCGCCAACGGGCTGACCGACAGCATGCTGGCCGAGGTCCCGCCGAACGACGGGCACCGCAGGAACCTGCTCAGCAACGACTTCCGCCGCATCGGGCTCAGCGTCGTGCGCGACGCCAAGGGGGTCACGTGGATGACCCAGGACTTCGTCAAGTGA
- a CDS encoding acyl-ACP desaturase, translating to MTTEPLSEVALLTELEPVVEANLNRHLGTAKEWFPHEYVPWSEGTDFDGVLGGQAWEPGQSKLSDVARTSLIVNLLTEDNLPSYHHEIASLFGRDGAWGTWVHRWTAEEGRHGIAIRDYLLTTRAVDPVALERARMTHMENGFTTDHQGVLPSISYVSFQELATRVAHRNTGRISEDPVCDQLLARVAQDENLHMLFYRNLLGAAFELAPNEAMRAVCGVVKAFQMPGHGIENFRRKSVQIAKAGIYDLRIHHDEVIMPVLRQLRVLDRTGLSGDGEAAREELAAFLADLDQAASRFTEMRDRANARKDALPAR from the coding sequence GTGACGACCGAGCCCCTCTCCGAAGTCGCCCTGCTGACCGAGCTGGAGCCCGTGGTCGAGGCCAACCTCAACCGCCACCTCGGCACGGCCAAGGAGTGGTTCCCGCACGAGTACGTGCCCTGGAGCGAGGGCACCGACTTCGACGGGGTGCTCGGCGGGCAGGCGTGGGAGCCGGGCCAGTCCAAGCTGTCTGACGTCGCCCGTACGTCGCTGATCGTGAATCTGCTGACCGAGGACAATCTGCCCAGCTACCACCACGAGATCGCCTCGTTGTTCGGCCGCGACGGGGCCTGGGGCACCTGGGTGCACCGGTGGACGGCCGAGGAGGGGCGCCACGGGATCGCGATCCGGGACTACCTGCTGACCACCCGGGCCGTCGATCCGGTGGCGCTGGAGCGCGCCCGCATGACGCACATGGAGAACGGGTTCACCACGGATCACCAGGGCGTGCTGCCGTCGATCAGCTACGTGTCGTTCCAGGAGTTGGCGACCCGGGTGGCGCACCGCAACACCGGCCGGATCAGCGAGGACCCGGTGTGCGACCAGCTGCTGGCCCGCGTCGCCCAGGACGAGAACCTGCACATGCTGTTCTACCGGAACCTGCTCGGCGCGGCGTTCGAGCTGGCGCCCAACGAGGCGATGCGGGCGGTGTGCGGCGTGGTCAAGGCATTCCAGATGCCGGGGCACGGGATCGAGAACTTCCGCCGCAAATCGGTGCAAATCGCCAAGGCGGGCATCTACGACCTGCGGATCCACCACGACGAGGTGATCATGCCGGTCCTGCGTCAGCTGCGCGTCCTGGACCGCACCGGGCTCTCCGGCGACGGCGAGGCGGCCCGCGAGGAACTGGCCGCGTTCCTCGCCGACCTGGACCAGGCCGCGAGCCGGTTCACCGAGATGCGCGACCGGGCCAACGCCCGCAAGGACGCGCTGCCCGCCCGCTAG
- a CDS encoding DNA-3-methyladenine glycosylase has product MNYPWLTAPAEAVADTARDLLGWLVSAHGVTARLTEVEAYSGLGQDPASHAHRGPTARNAAMFGPAGRLYLYRIYGMHSCVNVVCGPEGQASAVLLRAAEVIDGLATARARRPAARSDHDLAAGPAKLVQVLGLDASAYGTSVVDGSGPMTMTPPPVPVAPELIEAGPRVGVTSAHEVPWRFWIKGDPTVSAYRRHVRRARR; this is encoded by the coding sequence GTGAACTATCCCTGGCTCACCGCCCCGGCCGAGGCGGTCGCGGACACCGCCCGCGATCTGCTCGGGTGGCTGGTCAGCGCCCACGGCGTCACGGCGCGGCTCACCGAGGTCGAGGCGTACAGCGGGCTCGGGCAGGATCCGGCCAGCCACGCCCACCGCGGGCCCACCGCGCGCAACGCCGCGATGTTCGGCCCGGCCGGTCGGCTCTACCTCTACCGGATCTACGGCATGCACTCCTGCGTGAACGTCGTCTGCGGGCCCGAGGGGCAGGCGTCGGCCGTACTGTTGCGCGCTGCCGAGGTGATCGACGGGCTCGCGACCGCCCGGGCCCGGCGGCCCGCGGCGCGCTCGGACCACGACCTCGCCGCCGGACCGGCGAAGCTCGTGCAGGTGCTGGGGCTCGACGCGTCCGCGTACGGCACGTCGGTGGTCGACGGCAGCGGCCCGATGACGATGACGCCGCCGCCGGTTCCCGTGGCGCCCGAGCTGATCGAGGCGGGGCCACGGGTCGGGGTCACCTCCGCGCACGAGGTGCCGTGGCGGTTCTGGATCAAGGGCGATCCGACGGTCAGCGCCTACCGGCGGCACGTCCGCCGGGCCCGCCGGTAG
- a CDS encoding alkaline phosphatase D family protein, with amino-acid sequence MTVIPGADRPVDRRTVLRVAGLSAGAGVVVAATRPGVASAASASVFQHGVASGDPLPGGILLWTRVTPTPDSVPGSGAGPAVTLDWQVAADPSFATVVASGQVHTGPDRDHTARVDVAGLTPATTYWYRFGLGGAWSGTGRTMTAPATDAAISRLRMGVVSCANWEAGYFAAYRHLAERGDLNLVVHLGDYIYEYGTGEFDAGGTVVRRTEPTHEIVTLADYRTRHARYKTDPDLQALHASIPWIITWDDHEVANNMWSGGAENHTPGTEGAFGARVAAARQAYAEWMPVRLAADGHIYRRLRYGNLFELSMLDLRTYRSKQSNGTDVDDPSRTIAGTDQLQWLIDGLNSSTARWKIVGNPVMIARVDLATLPAWLLGPLAKLLGIPENGIVLNADQWDGYNADRERLVDSLRAHHTGNVVFLTGDIHTSWASELTTKDTGTKNPAAAEFVVPSVTSDNLNDFLHTSPGGPLSLLAADLIRATNPHVKWTELDGHGYGVFEVTTDRCRMDWYHLADRTRRDSATRWVAGWSVGTGSSKIRKESAPAAARKRRTSPSA; translated from the coding sequence ATGACTGTTATCCCCGGCGCGGATCGCCCGGTCGACCGCCGCACCGTCCTGCGCGTCGCCGGCCTGTCCGCCGGCGCGGGCGTCGTCGTCGCCGCAACCCGGCCCGGTGTCGCCTCCGCCGCCTCCGCATCCGTCTTCCAGCACGGCGTCGCCTCGGGCGACCCGCTGCCCGGCGGCATCCTGCTCTGGACCCGGGTCACCCCGACCCCCGACTCCGTTCCCGGCTCCGGCGCGGGTCCCGCCGTCACCCTCGACTGGCAGGTGGCGGCGGACCCGTCGTTCGCCACCGTGGTGGCCTCGGGCCAGGTCCACACGGGACCCGACCGCGACCACACCGCCAGGGTCGACGTGGCGGGCCTGACCCCGGCGACCACGTACTGGTACCGCTTCGGGCTGGGCGGGGCCTGGTCGGGGACGGGCCGCACGATGACCGCGCCGGCCACCGACGCGGCCATCAGCCGGCTGCGCATGGGCGTGGTGTCCTGCGCCAACTGGGAGGCCGGCTACTTCGCGGCCTATCGCCACCTGGCCGAGCGCGGCGACCTCAACCTGGTCGTGCACCTGGGCGACTACATCTACGAGTACGGCACGGGTGAGTTCGACGCGGGCGGCACCGTGGTCCGCCGCACGGAGCCCACCCACGAGATCGTGACGCTGGCGGACTACCGGACCCGGCACGCCCGCTACAAGACCGACCCGGACCTGCAGGCCCTGCACGCCTCCATCCCGTGGATCATCACATGGGACGACCACGAGGTCGCCAACAACATGTGGAGCGGCGGCGCCGAGAACCACACGCCCGGCACGGAGGGCGCCTTCGGGGCCCGGGTCGCCGCGGCCCGCCAGGCCTACGCCGAGTGGATGCCGGTCCGCCTCGCCGCCGACGGGCACATCTACCGCCGCCTGCGCTACGGCAACCTGTTCGAGCTGTCCATGCTGGACCTGCGCACCTACCGGTCGAAGCAGTCCAACGGGACCGACGTCGACGACCCCAGCCGGACGATCGCGGGCACCGACCAGTTGCAGTGGCTGATCGACGGCCTGAACTCCTCCACCGCCCGCTGGAAGATCGTCGGCAATCCCGTGATGATCGCCCGCGTCGACCTGGCGACGCTGCCCGCGTGGCTGCTCGGCCCCCTCGCGAAGCTGCTCGGCATCCCGGAGAACGGCATCGTCCTCAACGCCGACCAGTGGGACGGCTACAACGCCGACCGCGAACGCCTGGTCGATTCGCTGCGGGCGCACCACACCGGCAACGTCGTCTTCCTCACCGGCGACATCCACACCTCCTGGGCCAGCGAGCTGACCACCAAGGACACCGGGACCAAGAACCCGGCCGCCGCGGAGTTCGTGGTCCCGTCGGTGACCAGCGACAACCTCAACGACTTCCTGCACACCAGCCCGGGCGGGCCGCTCAGCCTGCTGGCCGCCGACCTGATCCGCGCCACGAACCCGCACGTGAAGTGGACCGAGCTGGACGGCCACGGGTACGGCGTGTTCGAGGTGACCACGGACCGCTGCCGGATGGACTGGTACCACCTGGCGGACCGCACCCGCCGCGACAGCGCCACCCGCTGGGTCGCCGGTTGGTCCGTGGGCACGGGCTCGTCGAAGATCCGCAAGGAGTCCGCGCCGGCCGCCGCGCGCAAGCGCCGCACGTCGCCGTCCGCATGA
- a CDS encoding sulfite exporter TauE/SafE family protein: MDLTMALAGLGVGIVVGLTGMGGGALMTPILVLFFGVPPIAAVSSDLAASAIMKPFGGFVHARRGTVNWRLVAWLCAGSVPSAFLGVLLLRLIGDDAATQHAIKIALGVALLLAAAGLVLKAWTGRRRPAEAAPEPIRVRPLPTLALGVVGGLVVGLTSVGSGSLIIVILLAIYPKLRANDVVGTDLVQAIPLVLSAALGHALFGDLHLDITGAVLLGSIPGVLLGARISSRAPVALIRTALVVVLLASALKLLDVPTAAVGVITGVAVLAAAVTAVVARVRGAAPGTPAPVEPVTNARPARAELVRD, translated from the coding sequence ATGGATCTCACCATGGCGCTGGCTGGACTCGGTGTCGGCATCGTCGTCGGCCTCACCGGCATGGGTGGCGGCGCCCTGATGACACCGATCCTGGTGCTGTTTTTCGGCGTCCCGCCGATCGCGGCCGTCTCCAGCGACCTCGCCGCCAGCGCCATCATGAAGCCGTTCGGCGGCTTCGTACATGCCCGGCGGGGCACGGTGAACTGGCGGCTGGTCGCCTGGCTGTGCGCCGGCAGCGTGCCCAGCGCGTTCCTCGGCGTCCTGCTGCTGCGCCTGATCGGGGACGACGCCGCCACGCAGCACGCCATCAAGATCGCCCTCGGGGTGGCCCTGCTGCTGGCCGCCGCCGGACTGGTGCTCAAGGCGTGGACCGGCCGCCGCCGTCCGGCCGAGGCGGCGCCCGAGCCGATCCGGGTACGCCCGCTGCCGACCCTGGCCCTGGGCGTGGTCGGCGGCCTCGTCGTGGGCCTGACCTCGGTCGGGTCGGGCTCGCTGATCATCGTGATCCTGCTGGCCATCTATCCGAAGCTGCGCGCCAACGACGTCGTCGGCACCGATCTCGTGCAGGCCATCCCGCTGGTCCTGTCGGCCGCCCTCGGTCACGCCCTCTTCGGTGACCTGCACCTCGACATCACCGGCGCGGTCCTGCTCGGCTCCATCCCCGGCGTCCTGCTGGGCGCCCGGATCTCGTCGCGGGCCCCGGTCGCGCTCATCCGGACCGCGCTCGTGGTGGTGCTGCTGGCCAGCGCGCTCAAACTGCTCGACGTGCCGACCGCCGCGGTGGGTGTGATCACCGGTGTCGCCGTGCTGGCGGCGGCCGTCACCGCGGTGGTGGCCCGGGTGCGCGGTGCCGCACCGGGAACGCCGGCGCCGGTCGAACCGGTGACGAACGCCCGCCCGGCCCGGGCCGAGCTGGTACGGGACTGA